The following proteins are co-located in the Roseovarius arcticus genome:
- a CDS encoding lysylphosphatidylglycerol synthase transmembrane domain-containing protein, whose amino-acid sequence MSEDQKNSKKRQLGLSLFGSGLPTASANAKPKSSTHWRTVLRLVAFLALVVCVLSIVDTSQVQSHLAQMSAYTLAVMTALHLVIILLTSWRFARITHAAGAAISLQDANRLTFGATLANMLFPTSLAGDVGRVWLVRRYGLSLKSAVTVGVFDRVIGLASLGSVVLIGTFIAPQLIPLWGVFLLCAMCSGLVVFSLVRWRRGERVLSANGSRPKALVSEAIALSVAAHLVSIGIAFIFLQDQPVSVSIGALFVLFPAVLLAASVPVSVGGWGTRELAAIGAFATVGLGASTAIAMAFMFGVTQTIAAGLGTAFFVLQSRRKEKQYD is encoded by the coding sequence ATGTCAGAGGATCAGAAAAATTCCAAGAAGCGGCAGCTGGGGCTGTCGCTTTTCGGATCTGGCCTGCCAACTGCATCAGCAAATGCAAAGCCAAAATCGTCCACACACTGGCGGACCGTCTTGCGTCTAGTGGCGTTTTTGGCGCTCGTTGTCTGTGTACTCAGCATTGTTGATACGTCTCAAGTCCAAAGCCATCTCGCCCAAATGTCGGCATACACATTGGCCGTGATGACGGCGTTGCATCTAGTTATCATCTTACTGACGTCCTGGCGTTTTGCGCGCATTACGCACGCTGCTGGCGCAGCGATATCGCTGCAGGATGCAAACCGCCTTACCTTTGGCGCAACCCTCGCAAACATGCTTTTCCCGACATCTCTGGCCGGCGATGTGGGGCGCGTATGGCTGGTGCGCAGATACGGGCTTTCGCTAAAGTCCGCGGTCACCGTCGGTGTTTTTGACCGCGTGATAGGCCTTGCATCACTCGGTTCGGTCGTTCTTATTGGCACATTTATTGCACCACAGCTTATTCCCTTGTGGGGCGTCTTCCTTTTATGTGCCATGTGTTCGGGGCTTGTCGTCTTTTCGCTGGTGAGGTGGCGGAGAGGAGAACGTGTCCTTTCTGCCAACGGGTCACGGCCCAAGGCTCTTGTTAGCGAGGCTATCGCGCTCTCGGTAGCCGCGCACCTCGTCTCGATTGGTATTGCGTTTATCTTCCTGCAAGATCAACCGGTGTCTGTCAGTATTGGTGCTCTGTTTGTTCTCTTTCCTGCTGTGCTGCTTGCCGCTTCTGTGCCAGTTTCCGTCGGTGGTTGGGGAACGCGTGAACTTGCAGCCATCGGTGCTTTTGCAACGGTTGGTCTTGGTGCGTCTACCGCCATTGCTATGGCCTTTATGTTCGGGGTCACGCAAACAATCGCAGCCGGGTTGGGCACGGCATTTTTCGTTTTGCAAAGCCGTAGAAAAGAAAAGCAGTATGACTGA
- a CDS encoding ankyrin repeat domain-containing protein, which translates to MNRIVRASLRVLGISLIPVAWLAMVVGVWQDTVGGGGVIPVSGDTLINYGILIFSIGVGISIMRHEMMLSDSHILAGNEPLRKLLEDGIWLTEDEYFRRVSSGDLGVARRFWSAGIVNKKNSSGESDLQMACISENYLLIKGILERGADLNGTDRQGRTPLHYAIERGNPVSAKKLIEIGAKVNVQTLEGITPLHCAAAKRDADSMQALLDAGARIDSTDSDNMTPMITAACQSRWESVRILLDAGANAKHKDCHGATVLDYAYHRNADGSLIDLLLVAGVESNPLLVNRGHCSSSSGKATANWELKHGPAAP; encoded by the coding sequence ATGAACCGTATCGTTCGTGCCTCTCTCCGAGTTCTTGGGATTAGTCTCATTCCAGTTGCTTGGTTAGCTATGGTCGTAGGCGTTTGGCAGGATACTGTCGGCGGAGGCGGAGTGATTCCGGTTTCAGGCGACACTTTGATAAACTACGGAATACTCATTTTCTCCATTGGCGTGGGAATTTCGATAATGCGCCATGAAATGATGTTGAGTGATTCTCACATACTTGCAGGCAACGAACCACTACGAAAGCTTCTCGAAGATGGTATTTGGCTGACCGAAGACGAATACTTTCGTCGTGTTTCGTCTGGTGATTTGGGTGTGGCGCGCCGTTTCTGGAGTGCAGGCATTGTAAATAAAAAGAATTCCAGCGGCGAGTCTGATCTTCAAATGGCATGTATCTCGGAAAATTATCTACTGATAAAGGGTATTTTGGAGCGCGGGGCTGACCTTAACGGTACAGACCGACAGGGTAGAACCCCACTGCATTATGCCATCGAAAGGGGCAATCCGGTTTCAGCAAAAAAGCTGATTGAGATTGGTGCAAAAGTTAACGTCCAGACGCTGGAGGGAATAACGCCATTACATTGCGCAGCAGCGAAGCGAGATGCTGATAGTATGCAGGCATTGCTTGATGCTGGAGCGCGCATAGACAGCACGGACAGTGACAACATGACCCCCATGATAACTGCTGCCTGCCAGAGCAGGTGGGAGTCAGTTCGCATCCTTCTAGATGCGGGCGCAAATGCTAAGCATAAGGACTGTCACGGAGCCACTGTTCTTGATTATGCCTACCATCGGAACGCTGATGGAAGCCTGATCGATCTGTTGTTGGTTGCTGGCGTTGAGAGCAATCCTTTGCTCGTCAATCGTGGTCACTGCAGCAGTTCTTCCGGTAAAGCCACTGCGAATTGGGAGTTGAAGCATGGCCCCGCTGCGCCGTAG
- a CDS encoding helix-turn-helix transcriptional regulator: MRYLSFPELQTKIGGRSRSSIYRDLELGRLPAPIKFGARLYWVEADIDAALAEARN; the protein is encoded by the coding sequence ATGCGTTACCTTTCCTTCCCTGAATTACAAACAAAAATTGGCGGTCGCAGCCGCTCGTCTATTTACCGTGATTTAGAATTGGGCCGCTTGCCCGCGCCGATCAAATTCGGCGCACGCCTCTATTGGGTCGAGGCCGACATAGACGCGGCCTTGGCCGAGGCCCGGAACTGA
- a CDS encoding tyrosine-type recombinase/integrase, protein MGRALNRLSASAVKTASIGKHADGGGLWLVKREDGGAQWVLRVTMHGRRREMGLGAYPDRSLKEAREVADTWRMVARQGLDPIKERDRQRREAARNIHMLADVALDAFNSRKAELKGDGKAGRWFSPLELHVLPKLGKVPVADIDQKDIRDTLAPIWHSKADTARKAMNRLGIVLRHAAALGLEVDLQATDKAKALLGKQRHTVTNVPAMNWRDVPAFYQSLDGGSITELALRLLILTAVRSYPLRFMHVDQIDGDVWTIPAAAMKGRLGATSDFRVPLSVEAQGVIAKARKFARDGFLFPGMKRGVISDMTMTALMDRRGLKERPHGFRSSFRDWTAEVPSNRSEKTEGESAADYEREATYTAHEVAETCLGHITGGAVERAYRRTDFLEQRRALMERWGMWLVAPCSVDEHLEVAHVL, encoded by the coding sequence ATGGGTCGTGCCTTGAATCGTCTGAGCGCATCCGCAGTCAAAACCGCCAGCATTGGCAAACACGCTGATGGCGGGGGCCTATGGCTGGTCAAGCGGGAGGATGGCGGCGCGCAATGGGTGCTGCGCGTCACAATGCATGGCAGGCGGCGCGAAATGGGCCTTGGTGCCTATCCTGACCGCTCCCTAAAAGAGGCGCGCGAGGTGGCCGACACTTGGCGAATGGTGGCGCGGCAGGGTTTAGACCCGATCAAGGAACGCGACCGCCAGAGGCGCGAGGCGGCGCGCAATATCCACATGCTAGCCGATGTCGCGCTGGACGCGTTCAACAGCCGCAAGGCCGAACTTAAAGGCGACGGCAAGGCGGGGCGCTGGTTCTCGCCACTTGAGCTGCACGTCCTGCCAAAGCTGGGCAAGGTGCCTGTCGCCGATATCGACCAAAAGGATATCCGCGACACGCTGGCCCCTATCTGGCACAGCAAGGCCGATACTGCGCGCAAGGCGATGAACCGATTAGGCATCGTTCTGCGCCACGCGGCGGCGTTGGGGTTGGAGGTGGATCTGCAAGCGACGGACAAGGCCAAGGCGCTGCTCGGCAAGCAACGCCATACCGTGACGAACGTGCCCGCGATGAACTGGCGAGATGTGCCCGCCTTCTATCAATCACTGGACGGGGGCAGCATCACGGAATTGGCCCTGCGGCTTTTGATCCTGACGGCGGTGCGGTCCTACCCATTGCGGTTCATGCACGTTGACCAGATCGACGGCGACGTGTGGACTATACCCGCAGCGGCGATGAAGGGCCGTCTGGGCGCGACAAGCGATTTTCGGGTGCCGCTATCGGTCGAGGCGCAGGGCGTCATCGCAAAGGCCCGTAAGTTTGCCCGCGACGGTTTTTTGTTCCCTGGCATGAAGCGGGGCGTGATATCCGATATGACCATGACTGCCCTTATGGATCGGCGCGGGCTGAAAGAGCGCCCGCACGGGTTCCGATCCTCGTTCCGTGACTGGACGGCAGAAGTGCCATCCAATCGGTCTGAGAAAACAGAAGGGGAAAGCGCAGCAGACTACGAGAGGGAGGCGACGTATACTGCGCATGAGGTGGCCGAGACCTGCCTTGGTCATATAACGGGCGGCGCAGTCGAGCGGGCTTATCGGCGCACGGACTTTCTGGAACAACGCCGAGCGCTGATGGAACGGTGGGGAATGTGGTTAGTTGCGCCATGTAGCGTTGATGAACATTTGGAGGTCGCTCATGTTCTATAA